The window CGGCTGTGTGGCGCTGTGCACAGAGTCCCAGCCTCCACGGGTATGGTGCCAAAACCCACTCCGGGTCAAGGTCCGGGGTCAGTGCTGTGAGCAGTGGATCTGTGATGAACCCAAAAGAGGGCGCAAGACGGCTCCACGACATGCATTAGAGGGTAGGAGCCCTTAGATACCAGCAGCTCTGATGATTGTGGGCTTTATTTTGTATACTTGTAAATCTCCTTCCTGCTGACTGACACAACACACAAGTTGTTCAATAGTTAGAAGAAAATATCCAGACTCCAAAACGCTGGGGAATAAAGTTCTCTTGTTTTAATAACTGGGATTTCAGGAATCTCGATTATTCTGACagtttcattgttttaaaaGCAGGATTATATAAACTGATTAGTAACTtgatttgtagaaaaaaaaaaaaaaaaagagcagcagcTGTGTTTTGAATTGGCAGTCGAGACCGGGAGGATCATGAGGTTTGGGTGTGAATGTCTGCAGAGACGGACCAGCCCTTTTTTGTGGAAGCCCTCACACTGTTTTCTGAGTCCTGTTTAATTTCCATGCATTTAGTGCAGCAGTGCAGTGGAGAGAAACAGTTCAATAGGGATCTCCTCGTGTTGAATTAATCTACTGATCAGATCCAGATGTGTTCCAGAACTCAATCTGTACATGAGATTAAAAGCAGAGATGGTTACAAATAGAACATTCCTCAACATTGAGTATCCAGTATGTAGCTTGTGAATGAGTCACATAACAGCTTTCTATCTTTGACTCAATCTGCCATCCTGCACCAGTTTATGAAACcagcagtttttcatttttgtctcacATTAACCAAGACGGAGCAGAAATATCTGTTGCGGTTTGTAGGCATGATCTCCTGACCTCACTTTTCTATGTTGAAACCAGCTTCCCCAGCTGAGACCAGAAGCTGGCACAAGAACTGCATTACCCAGACTACCTCATGGAGCCCATGCTCAAAGACCTGTGGCCGAGGCCTGTCCCTCAGGGTCTCTAATGCCAATGAGCAGTGTGAGCTGGTCAAAGAGTCTCGCCTGTGCAACCTGCGACCCTGTGAGGTCGACATCACCAAACACATAAAGGTAGCAGTTCTCTTTTGTATCTTGTGCTGGATGTTAAGTGGATTCCTTAGACTTAATGCTCTTCTTCTCCATCCCTCCGATCAGCcaggaaaaaaatgtctcaaCATCTACAGGGAAGACCTGCCTTCAAACTTAACCATCTCGGGGTGCACCAGCAAGAAGCAGTACAGACCCAAATACTGCGGCGTCTGCACAGACGAGCGTTGCTGCATCCCTTACAAGTCCAAAACCATAGATGTAGAGTTCGAGTGTCCCAACGGGTCAGGATTCACCTGGAAGAGGATGTGGATCCAGGCCTGCTTCTGCAACCTCAGCTGCAGAAACCCCAACGACATCTTCGAAGAGCTGGAGAGTTATTATGGAGTACCAGAGGTCATGAATTAGCAGATTTTACCCTCCCTGTCAACCTGAGGGATCACCCCACCTTTTCTCATGCAATATTTTGGACTCACAATGTGTCTGATGATGGAcatagtcttttttttcctattggaaaaatctgtaaatatgaaaaaagtaaaaaggatACGTGTCTCCAGAACGGATTCATAAAATATGGTGCatctttgaaaaatatttaaggtGCTGCTTCGCTAATGCAACAATATAAAGTCTGTGTGTTAAATATTGAAggctttaatttatttatatggcTTTTTGCTTATGTAATAGCAGATGCAATGTTAATCAGATCCTACAGTTAAGTAAGTCATACTACATGAGTCTTTTCTGGACATATTTGCTTTTAAACCTCAAATGAAAGTTTATAAAAAGGCAGGACTCATATTTTAAAGACAATGTTATTTTAGTGTCATGTTTAAATATTCAATAACAGATTCAGGAAGGTTCagttacatgtttttttattgtcttttttttaataaatacaaactgTTATGTCATTGTAATGCTTTTCTACAGCATTAGAAACTTGTGCATCACATCTTTACAAAGCTGTGCATGTGTTCTACAAAGCATAATGTTGTTGTAGTGCAAGTAAAACAAGGGAGTAGAGGGTGATGGGCAAGTTCTATGGCTATCCTCATGTTAACATGCGGATCTACTACTTCACTCACCCCAGAAAATCACAACCACATAGGAGCATCACACCCAAAAAGTGAACGATTCAATGGCACGTCTTTGTTCTATTGTGGTTGATTGCATAGAAATAAATgtaaggaaaaagaaaaaaaaattgcctgaAGCCATGAGccattaataaagtatatgaTGCAAAAGCTTTTGAATTTGTCTCTAGGATGCATTTAAATCAACTTAACCAAAGCTGAACCGCTCACATAGCAGATATTTTTGAGAATGAAACTCAAGGATAATGGACATTGTaaagattaaataatttttgcTTTATGTACACAATATACTTGAATCCTTTCCCTTAATTTTCAAAGTTATGTAGGAATTTGTGAGGCAAAATGCCATCTATATTTACCCAAGTGCCTCACCATCCTGACCACATCTACAAATCTCCTACGTACAAACGATAACAATTTGAACATGGAAaagaataaatgagaaaattacAGTAAGAACAGAAAACAGTCATTTAATCTCAGGTATATTTGAGAAAGCTGTGTCAATATGTTGACAATGGATAAAAACAGGGaaatggaatttttaaaaaagtatgagATTATGAGATGCATGTACAAGCTGATGCACTTGTAGCCACAGCTACCTCTTGACATTCTCTGCTTCAGTGTCCTCAGAGGCTGCGCTGCCCCTCACCATACACTCACCTGACTAACCAGCTCAGAATGACAATTCAGGAACACAATTGATCCTGATCTTTTACTCAGTATTTCCTATTTTTCTCGGGGAATCTCAGATGAGTAAATGGTCAGTTGATGAGTATCCATTGTGCGtcttaaaaagaaatacatataTTTCCAGGTATACCATCTTAACTTCACCGTCCAcattgtacgtgtgtgtgtgtgcataggaatgtgtgtgtctgtgacggTCAGAGGCAGCGCAGCACAAACTAAAAAGGACCTCGAGAGGTTCGGGTGTCTGGAGAGGTTTCACTTAGCAGGACACTTCGGTGGACTTGGGCACGGATTGGTCCACACCGCTGGTGGCCGTGCCGTCCACGGAGCCGCTTGTGTGGGAGCGGCTGCGCTGGTTGTCAGCCGTATGGCTGCGGCTGCGGTTTCCCTCGCTGGTTTGGGCACGGGAGCGATTGCCTTCGAAGGAGGTGACGCTGGAGTTGGAGGCGGTGCGGGAACGGACCAGGCGAGTCATGCTGGCAGACGGCACTGaggggagaagaggaagacttTATTGGGCTTCTGTTGTTTTATGTTAGTCTGTGACTCCACTCCCTAACATTTCAGAAGTAATACTATTGTTTGCACAACGTTATCTAAAACTATAAGCTATAAAAATCTATAATGAGCATCCAAACTCAATTCATTATCAGTCAGTAAATTAAACCACATAGAAAACTTTATACACTGCATGTACTTGacttattaatttatttttaaatatttttaaaaagctacAATCAGTTCCACATCAGCTAACTAGACcaatacaatatatatttatttataaaaatatgtattagtAAGGGCTGTCCATGAATAGTAATAACTTATTTAGGGCTGACTGGTACAACCCCAGAACATTATCTCGACATTTCTAAAGCTGTCCTTTGTACATCTTGtcaaacaataaatgtttagaGTCGACCTCCAGTCGAGTTCGAGTTGCGCCACAGTGAGTACATAAGTCATTTATTAACTGACACCCAGGAGCGATAAGGACAACGAGAGGCCTGAGGCTTCATCTCACCTCAGGGTGGCAAAAAACTCACCTTGTCAAGGTGTAAATCAGAATTTTCACACTCATACTTTCTGTAAAGTCAAATAAAAGAATGCTTGAATTTCTGGAGTACTTACTATATCCCATGCCCTGGATGAAGTACTTGAAAGCTTCTGTCAGTTTGGCAGGCtgtagagaagaagaaaaaaataattcatgattACTACAATAAGTTACGTAACTCTGTCTAACTCAATCTCTCCTCCAGGGTGTGAGATATGACAGCTGCTATGAACAGGTGCAGCACAGGGTGGAGGATTACAACCTGACAACTGTGGTTTGTATCTGCCACTTGTTAATGCTCTTATGTGTAACCTTCTTATGCCATCCACTAGTCCATCTGCACCTcagcaatgatttttttttccattgctgcACACGCAACTGCACATAGTTAATAGATGTTTTGCAGCCCCCCCTTCATTTCTTTtgcacaaacagacatacacaccTGGTCGACCTGGGGCATGCCGCCGCAGTCAGCCATCTGTTGAagagggaaaacacaaaaagaggccattagcatttagcatacTGGCCTTTGTACATAAGCACAGCAGTGGACACACGCCATTACCCCCACTATTACGCTCTACGCATCCCTTTTTAGCACGCCAAACACCATGTTCCTGCTAGTTGTGGCTGATAATAGGTTGCCAGAGGCCAACACAGGTAGGTCAGCTGCATACATACATCCAGTACATGCGCCTGCCTTCTGGGGGTGCATTCACTAAACCTTGTTTAATATGTCACTAGGTAAATGCTGAGCCTGTGAAGTCTTAGCCAATGAGTTTCAGCAAGGATTTTGTAATCTGAATGAGGACGTGACAGGACGTTTACCTTGAGGAGGGTGGTCTTTGTTGGGTCCAGCTTGGTGTTGCATTCAACCTATGTGGGGGAGAAAATGATCTCTTGAACAGTTTCTTATATAATTAGAAATCAGTGATATCATCAAGTATTAA of the Antennarius striatus isolate MH-2024 chromosome 14, ASM4005453v1, whole genome shotgun sequence genome contains:
- the ccn4a gene encoding cellular communication network factor 4a codes for the protein MSWLLWWILAVGGIQQAYSQNSTAMPRAVSTPAVDVYNRTQFCKWPCDCPQVTPTCPLGVSLLMDGCDCCKTCARQVGEVCNEADTCDYHKGLYCDYSSDKPRYEKGVCAYMVGTGCEHDGVIYRNGQSFKPSCKYQCVCVNGAIGCVALCTESQPPRVWCQNPLRVKVRGQCCEQWICDEPKRGRKTAPRHALEASPAETRSWHKNCITQTTSWSPCSKTCGRGLSLRVSNANEQCELVKESRLCNLRPCEVDITKHIKPGKKCLNIYREDLPSNLTISGCTSKKQYRPKYCGVCTDERCCIPYKSKTIDVEFECPNGSGFTWKRMWIQACFCNLSCRNPNDIFEELESYYGVPEVMN